The following proteins come from a genomic window of Synechococcus sp. BIOS-E4-1:
- a CDS encoding MFS transporter: MSGSPLNSPEPVLPTGNNPEGGRGLQAVLRLSDFRKLWIGQIFSQLADKFYIVLMVFLIDQHLLLTTQQNGVLAEVASDYGLDISTRTKVITLLATGIFVANTLPAMVLGSVAGVWVDRWPKRRVMVASNGLRALMVMLTPLFLIPGPLILGLPWGYWGLIGMTFVESILTQFFAPAEQAAITLLVPGEHLLAANSLYQTTSMGATIVGFALGEPILRGLNHLFSSVGVRGGEFILLPFCYGMAALSLLAVRYREREIHNDGRSVWHEIGEGLQVLKRIPTVRNAMIHLVLLYSLLAALYVLALQLAGLIRSLGPSGFGMLLAMSGLGMALGAVMMAQLGHHFSRRRLTAAGLGLITFSLVLLSQFKGSLNSTLAFCGILGIGAALVAIPAQTTIQEETPESQRGRVFGLQNNLINIALSLPLVLAGTLVSSIGLSPVLWLLALLALIAALLERPWQRC, translated from the coding sequence TTGAGCGGATCCCCCCTGAACAGTCCAGAGCCGGTCCTACCCACCGGCAACAATCCGGAGGGAGGCCGCGGTCTCCAGGCCGTGTTGCGCCTGAGCGACTTTCGCAAACTCTGGATCGGCCAGATCTTCTCCCAACTGGCGGACAAGTTCTACATCGTGCTGATGGTCTTTCTGATCGATCAGCACTTGCTGCTCACGACACAGCAGAACGGCGTTCTTGCCGAGGTGGCTTCCGATTACGGCCTCGACATCAGTACCCGCACAAAGGTCATCACCCTTCTGGCCACAGGGATTTTCGTGGCAAACACGCTGCCGGCGATGGTTCTGGGCAGCGTTGCGGGGGTCTGGGTTGACCGCTGGCCCAAACGGCGGGTGATGGTGGCCTCAAACGGACTGAGGGCACTGATGGTGATGCTGACCCCTCTGTTTCTGATTCCAGGTCCCCTGATCCTTGGACTGCCCTGGGGCTACTGGGGTCTGATCGGCATGACGTTTGTCGAATCGATCCTCACTCAGTTCTTTGCACCGGCCGAACAGGCTGCCATCACCTTGCTTGTGCCAGGCGAACACCTGCTGGCAGCGAACTCGCTGTACCAAACCACCAGCATGGGAGCCACCATCGTTGGCTTCGCTCTGGGTGAGCCGATCCTGCGAGGACTGAATCACCTGTTCAGCTCGGTCGGAGTGCGCGGTGGAGAGTTCATTCTGCTGCCGTTCTGTTACGGCATGGCGGCGCTGAGCCTGCTGGCAGTCCGCTACCGGGAACGGGAGATCCACAACGACGGTCGGTCGGTCTGGCACGAGATCGGAGAAGGGCTGCAGGTTCTGAAGCGCATCCCCACGGTGCGCAACGCCATGATTCACCTGGTATTGCTCTACAGCCTGCTGGCCGCTCTCTATGTTCTGGCCCTTCAACTGGCAGGCCTGATTCGCAGCCTTGGGCCCTCTGGTTTCGGCATGTTGCTGGCGATGAGCGGACTGGGAATGGCTCTTGGCGCGGTGATGATGGCCCAGCTTGGTCATCACTTCAGTCGGCGTCGACTCACAGCGGCAGGCCTTGGCTTGATCACCTTTTCACTGGTGTTGCTCAGCCAGTTCAAGGGCTCACTCAACAGCACCCTGGCTTTCTGCGGGATCCTCGGCATCGGAGCCGCCCTGGTCGCCATTCCGGCACAGACAACCATCCAGGAGGAAACTCCTGAATCCCAGAGAGGCAGAGTCTTTGGCCTGCAGAACAACCTGATCAACATTGCCCTCAGTCTGCCGCTGGTGCTGGCAGGCACTC
- the recO gene encoding DNA repair protein RecO, whose product MSGDKRLTGLALKVGPLGEHDRLLTLLSDQEGVVRLAVPGARKPRSSLAAAVPLTLLNLQVVGRRSLKRVRQLQVVHNYSGVAKQLETLAAAQALAELAIALVSDCDPVPGMLETVLIHLESFETLSRSTQPDADLCLAMLVQAGVHLLALGGYGIPLQVCCRTGAELAPPIGQWDWRCSLLPEEGLAIGSLPGATLQFNPSELALLQRLPRAELPRRRDGGLMGPRPVWLKLLAVLECWCRTHLPRPVRSLEMVGNCMPAQ is encoded by the coding sequence ATGAGTGGGGACAAGCGCCTGACGGGACTGGCCCTCAAGGTGGGCCCCCTCGGCGAGCATGACCGACTGCTGACCCTGCTGAGTGATCAAGAGGGTGTCGTGCGCCTGGCCGTGCCTGGAGCGCGCAAACCACGCAGCAGCCTTGCCGCTGCAGTTCCGCTCACCCTGCTGAATCTGCAGGTGGTGGGTCGTCGCAGTTTGAAGAGGGTGAGGCAGCTGCAGGTCGTGCATAACTACAGCGGTGTTGCGAAACAACTGGAAACGCTCGCTGCAGCCCAGGCTCTGGCGGAACTTGCCATTGCCCTTGTCAGCGACTGCGACCCTGTTCCTGGAATGCTGGAGACGGTGCTGATTCATCTCGAAAGCTTTGAAACCCTGAGCCGCTCCACCCAACCCGACGCAGATCTCTGCCTGGCCATGCTCGTGCAGGCGGGAGTGCATCTGCTGGCGCTGGGTGGCTATGGAATTCCACTGCAGGTTTGCTGCCGGACAGGAGCAGAGCTAGCTCCTCCGATCGGCCAGTGGGATTGGCGCTGCAGCCTTCTGCCTGAGGAGGGACTTGCGATCGGTTCATTACCGGGCGCCACACTTCAGTTCAACCCATCCGAGCTGGCTCTTCTGCAACGGTTGCCCAGGGCGGAACTGCCAAGGAGACGCGATGGCGGACTGATGGGCCCACGGCCGGTGTGGCTGAAGCTCCTGGCTGTTCTGGAATGCTGGTGCCGCACCCATCTGCCCCGCCCAGTGCGGTCGCTGGAGATGGTCGGCAACTGCATGCCAGCGCAGTGA
- a CDS encoding 2-deoxyribose-5-phosphate aldolase: MTKSPRRQDLPDIPPLIHQALLNPLLQEEELLTLCDAARQLGFGGVCVSLTHLEVVRRRLGGQGPVKLIATVAFPFGALPAELKQAQAEWAAAHGAEALEVTPDWSALVNGRANSFAEELAAIAALDLPMTVVLDVNQLNEAQLALAAEAAMDAGAASLQAGNGFGAAVSADQIRELRQLTRGRCAIKAAGGIRALEQALDLVEAGAIALGTGHGPALVKALRQSR, translated from the coding sequence ATGACCAAGTCACCGCGCCGGCAGGACCTGCCGGACATCCCCCCTCTGATTCATCAGGCTCTGCTCAATCCACTGCTGCAGGAGGAGGAACTGCTCACGCTCTGCGACGCCGCCCGCCAACTGGGATTCGGCGGTGTCTGCGTCAGCCTCACTCACCTTGAAGTCGTGCGCAGGCGCCTGGGAGGCCAGGGACCGGTGAAGTTGATCGCCACCGTCGCCTTCCCATTCGGAGCGCTTCCCGCCGAGCTGAAACAGGCCCAAGCCGAATGGGCGGCTGCCCATGGGGCCGAAGCTCTCGAAGTCACACCGGACTGGTCAGCGCTTGTGAACGGCCGTGCCAACAGCTTCGCCGAGGAATTGGCAGCGATCGCAGCACTGGATCTGCCCATGACTGTGGTGCTGGATGTCAATCAGCTCAATGAAGCGCAGCTTGCTCTGGCCGCGGAGGCAGCCATGGATGCAGGCGCTGCATCGCTCCAGGCCGGCAACGGGTTCGGGGCTGCCGTTTCAGCGGACCAGATCCGAGAACTGCGGCAGCTCACCCGAGGCCGTTGCGCCATCAAGGCCGCCGGCGGGATCCGGGCGCTGGAGCAGGCGCTGGATCTCGTGGAAGCAGGAGCCATCGCGTTGGGCACAGGTCATGGCCCAGCCTTGGTGAAGGCCCTGCGACAATCGCGATGA
- the hpf gene encoding ribosome hibernation-promoting factor, HPF/YfiA family, with protein sequence MKLLIHGRNLDVTPALRDYTETKLDRAIHHFNDLVQEADVHLSVARNPRVPQQTAEVTVFANGTVIRAQERSENLYASIDLVASKLARQLRRFKERHSDHHHSHGHRATETPTTEAVLDDSPVDGSLLEGKEAQLPSPGVRRKYFAMPPMTLDDARTQLDLIDHDFYLFRDSESGELQVIYRRNHGGYGVIQARN encoded by the coding sequence ATGAAGCTCTTGATCCATGGTCGCAATCTGGATGTGACTCCCGCATTAAGGGATTACACCGAGACGAAGCTTGATCGGGCGATCCATCACTTCAACGATCTTGTTCAGGAAGCGGATGTACATCTATCGGTGGCTCGCAATCCCCGCGTTCCCCAGCAGACGGCCGAGGTCACCGTCTTCGCGAACGGCACAGTGATTCGTGCCCAGGAGCGCAGTGAGAATCTCTACGCCAGCATTGACCTTGTGGCCAGCAAGCTGGCACGGCAGCTGCGACGCTTCAAAGAACGCCACAGCGACCATCACCACAGCCATGGCCATCGGGCCACTGAGACCCCAACCACTGAAGCTGTGCTGGATGACAGCCCCGTGGACGGTTCACTGCTCGAGGGGAAGGAGGCTCAGCTGCCCAGTCCGGGGGTGCGGCGCAAATACTTCGCCATGCCACCGATGACGCTGGATGATGCCCGCACCCAGCTGGATCTCATCGACCATGACTTTTATCTGTTCCGCGACAGTGAAAGCGGCGAGCTCCAGGTGATCTATCGGCGCAACCACGGTGGCTATGGAGTGATCCAGGCACGCAACTGA
- the lipB gene encoding lipoyl(octanoyl) transferase LipB has translation MPAPNGKLVTPLDSGTGSSAFLFQPDQLVPFQQAWNLQRRWQERLLLESAAEADAEAVWLLQHPRCYTLGRGASEDHLLFDPEHPPAPLHRIDRGGEVTHHAPGQLVVYPVLDLRRRRTDLHWYLRQLEQVVIDVLQVLGLQGQRIEGLTGVWLDQQKVAAIGVGCRRWITQHGLALNVNCDLEGFASVVPCGIKGRAVGRLCDWIPDLEIEIVQPLLRDALAARFELVWQESTQKP, from the coding sequence GTGCCTGCGCCTAACGGAAAGCTAGTGACGCCGTTGGATTCCGGAACCGGGTCTTCGGCATTTCTTTTTCAGCCTGATCAGCTGGTGCCTTTCCAGCAGGCCTGGAATCTTCAGCGTCGCTGGCAGGAGCGTTTGCTCCTGGAGTCAGCAGCCGAAGCTGATGCGGAAGCGGTCTGGCTGCTGCAGCATCCACGCTGTTACACCCTCGGCCGCGGCGCCAGTGAAGATCATCTGCTGTTCGACCCAGAGCATCCGCCCGCCCCACTGCACCGCATTGACCGTGGTGGGGAAGTGACGCATCACGCACCCGGTCAACTGGTTGTTTACCCAGTGCTGGATTTGCGCCGTCGTCGCACCGATCTGCACTGGTATCTGCGTCAGTTGGAACAGGTGGTGATTGATGTGTTGCAGGTTCTCGGCCTGCAGGGCCAACGCATTGAAGGACTGACCGGGGTCTGGCTCGATCAGCAGAAGGTGGCGGCGATCGGTGTGGGATGCCGTCGCTGGATCACACAGCATGGTCTTGCCTTGAACGTGAATTGCGATCTGGAGGGTTTCGCGTCCGTGGTGCCCTGTGGCATCAAAGGCCGAGCTGTCGGTCGACTTTGCGACTGGATTCCTGATCTGGAAATCGAGATCGTGCAACCTCTGCTGCGCGATGCCCTGGCCGCACGCTTCGAGCTGGTCTGGCAAGAGAGCACTCAAAAGCCTTGA
- a CDS encoding AMP-binding protein — translation MTTAAKSTWYPTSREQAALARQAHVQSLGRVDQVWPWLKSHHGDVMAVDAPHAAHPERLSYQQLAERIDQAAAAFHSLQIGSGDVVGLFAENSPRWLVADQGLMRAGAIDAVRGAAAPVEELRYILEDSAAVALVVQTADLLQRLQLPADQQERLRFVLVLEGPAAAGALDFDSFLALGKGQGAPDPMTGRDRASAPATTATILYTSGTTGRPKGVPLTHANLLHQMRSLACVTRPEPGSPVLSVLPIWHSYERSAEYYFFSCACSQSYTTIKQLKKDLPRVKPVIMATVPRLWEAVQAGFEDAVKTFPASRQRLLRAALANSTAYTLARRRSRDLMIQPLRKRDRLRAAAEASRRWPAHALASKLIWPKLRQQLSGGELRYPINGGGAIAPHVDSFFEAVGIELLVGYGLTETSPVVSCRRPWRNIRGSSGLPLPETEFRIVDAETRKPLGFRERGVVLVRGPQVMAGYLGKPEATAKVLDADGWFDTGDLGMLLPDGSVVLTGRAKDTIVLSSGENIEPGPLEEALVSSPLIEQVMLVGQDERQLGALVVPRLEAIKAWASSQGCDPGDDLGGYPGDERLLKLLRGELNRLLADRVGSRADERLAGVALVEPFSIENGLLTQTLKQRRDRITDRDRSSIESVYGR, via the coding sequence GTGACTACCGCCGCCAAATCCACCTGGTATCCAACCTCCCGAGAGCAGGCGGCACTGGCTCGCCAGGCCCATGTTCAAAGTCTCGGCAGGGTGGATCAGGTCTGGCCCTGGCTGAAATCCCATCACGGTGATGTGATGGCTGTTGATGCCCCCCATGCCGCGCATCCCGAGCGTCTCAGCTACCAACAGCTGGCGGAGCGGATTGATCAAGCCGCTGCCGCATTCCACAGTTTGCAGATCGGCAGTGGCGATGTCGTGGGCCTTTTCGCGGAGAACAGTCCTCGCTGGCTCGTGGCCGATCAGGGTCTGATGCGGGCAGGCGCCATTGATGCGGTGCGTGGTGCAGCAGCACCTGTCGAAGAGCTGCGCTACATCCTCGAGGATTCAGCGGCCGTCGCGCTGGTGGTGCAAACCGCTGATCTGTTGCAGCGCCTACAGCTTCCCGCGGATCAGCAGGAGCGACTGCGTTTTGTGCTCGTACTGGAGGGTCCGGCTGCTGCTGGTGCGCTCGACTTCGATTCTTTTCTGGCCCTTGGCAAGGGTCAGGGAGCACCGGATCCAATGACCGGGCGGGACCGTGCCTCTGCGCCAGCCACCACGGCCACGATCCTCTACACGAGCGGAACCACAGGTCGGCCCAAGGGCGTGCCACTCACGCATGCCAACCTTCTGCATCAGATGCGCAGCCTTGCCTGCGTCACCCGACCGGAACCGGGATCACCGGTGTTGAGCGTTCTGCCGATCTGGCATTCCTACGAACGCAGCGCCGAGTACTACTTCTTTTCCTGTGCCTGTTCGCAGAGTTACACCACGATCAAGCAGCTCAAAAAGGATCTGCCTCGGGTCAAGCCCGTGATCATGGCCACGGTGCCCAGGCTGTGGGAAGCGGTTCAGGCTGGCTTCGAGGATGCCGTCAAGACATTTCCCGCATCCCGTCAACGCCTGTTGAGGGCTGCCCTGGCCAACAGCACGGCCTACACCCTGGCCAGGCGCCGCAGCCGTGACCTGATGATTCAACCGTTGCGCAAGCGCGACCGTCTCAGGGCTGCGGCAGAGGCGAGCCGCCGCTGGCCCGCCCATGCGCTTGCTTCCAAGCTGATCTGGCCCAAGCTGAGGCAGCAGCTGAGTGGCGGAGAACTGCGCTATCCGATCAACGGAGGAGGTGCCATTGCTCCCCACGTGGATTCCTTCTTTGAAGCGGTGGGCATTGAGCTCCTGGTTGGGTATGGCCTCACGGAAACCAGTCCGGTGGTGAGCTGCCGGCGGCCGTGGCGCAACATCCGCGGTAGCTCCGGTCTGCCCCTCCCGGAAACAGAATTCCGCATTGTTGATGCCGAGACCAGGAAGCCACTCGGGTTCCGGGAACGTGGGGTGGTGCTGGTGCGCGGTCCTCAGGTGATGGCTGGCTACCTGGGCAAACCCGAGGCCACAGCCAAGGTTCTCGACGCTGATGGCTGGTTTGACACAGGCGATCTGGGCATGCTTCTCCCCGATGGATCTGTAGTCCTGACCGGACGGGCCAAGGACACGATCGTGCTCAGCAGCGGTGAAAACATTGAGCCTGGGCCGCTTGAGGAGGCGCTGGTTTCCAGCCCCCTGATCGAGCAGGTGATGTTGGTGGGGCAGGACGAGCGTCAACTGGGAGCCCTTGTGGTGCCGCGGCTAGAGGCGATCAAGGCCTGGGCCAGCTCCCAGGGCTGCGATCCAGGTGATGACCTTGGCGGTTATCCGGGTGATGAGCGCCTGCTCAAGCTGCTGCGCGGAGAGCTGAACCGACTGTTGGCTGACCGTGTTGGATCCAGGGCTGATGAGCGCCTTGCCGGCGTGGCTCTTGTGGAACCCTTTTCGATTGAGAACGGCCTGCTCACCCAGACGCTCAAGCAACGCCGAGATCGGATCACAGACCGCGATCGCTCGTCAATCGAGAGCGTGTACGGCCGCTGA
- a CDS encoding YlqD family protein, whose amino-acid sequence MSDGTTLSIKRSITIRAVVTPAWKEEAERELSAGISTTDQQLAQLEQEGQQVVDDVRRQSANPLDPRVQEQVAQVQQQVAAKRAELEEQKRNLLQQQAQVRDLEMEQIVDQGQLESFCDIQVGDNLVSKMQVAVVVRDGVIESIEQG is encoded by the coding sequence ATGTCTGACGGCACCACTTTGTCAATCAAGCGTTCCATCACTATCCGTGCCGTCGTTACTCCGGCCTGGAAAGAAGAGGCCGAGCGTGAGCTGAGCGCTGGCATCTCCACCACCGACCAGCAACTGGCCCAGCTCGAACAGGAGGGCCAGCAGGTTGTTGATGATGTTCGTCGTCAGAGCGCCAACCCGCTTGATCCGCGTGTACAGGAGCAGGTCGCTCAGGTGCAGCAGCAGGTTGCAGCCAAGCGGGCTGAGCTCGAAGAGCAGAAGCGCAATCTTCTTCAGCAGCAGGCCCAGGTTCGCGATCTTGAAATGGAACAGATCGTGGATCAGGGTCAGCTTGAGAGCTTCTGCGACATCCAGGTGGGCGACAACCTGGTGAGCAAAATGCAGGTTGCCGTGGTCGTGCGCGACGGCGTGATCGAGTCGATTGAGCAGGGCTGA
- a CDS encoding dihydrolipoamide acetyltransferase family protein produces the protein MATHDIFMPALSSTMTEGKIVEWLKNPGDKVGRGESVLVVESDKADMDVESFNEGYLAAVLMPAGSTAPVGETIGLIVETEAEIAEAQAKAPSGGGSAVAPPTPAAQAPAATASAPASTAPTAPVPAASAAAPAPAAVQPPVAPSVPAAAPAVPAAAPTSNGRLIASPRAKKLASQMGVDLSGVRGSGPNGRIQAEDVERAAGRPISVPLVGEGTAAAVNAGAASAVKAPSSPAGNSFGRPGDTVPFNTLQGAVNRNMEASLVVPCFRVGYTITTDQLDAFYQQVKPKGVTMTALLAKAVAVTLARHPQVNAATTAAGMSYPADVNVAVAVAMEDGGLITPVLRQADRTDLYELSRQWSDLVKRSRSKQLQPEEYSTGTFTLSNLGMFGVDRFDAILPPGTGAILAVAASRPAVVAGKDGSIAVKRQMQVNLTADHRVIYGADGAAFLKDLAELIETRPESLAI, from the coding sequence TTGGCAACCCACGACATCTTCATGCCTGCCCTCAGCTCCACGATGACGGAGGGGAAGATCGTTGAGTGGCTTAAAAATCCTGGCGACAAGGTGGGCCGCGGCGAGTCCGTGCTTGTGGTCGAGTCCGATAAAGCCGACATGGATGTCGAATCCTTCAATGAGGGTTATCTCGCAGCTGTTTTGATGCCCGCGGGCAGCACGGCTCCTGTGGGCGAGACCATTGGTTTGATCGTGGAGACCGAGGCTGAGATTGCCGAGGCCCAGGCCAAGGCCCCGTCGGGTGGTGGATCGGCAGTTGCACCCCCCACCCCCGCAGCCCAGGCTCCTGCGGCAACAGCTTCTGCGCCAGCATCGACGGCGCCAACGGCACCAGTGCCAGCTGCTTCCGCCGCCGCACCCGCTCCCGCTGCGGTTCAACCGCCAGTTGCGCCTTCTGTTCCTGCTGCTGCGCCTGCTGTTCCTGCTGCTGCGCCAACGAGCAATGGTCGACTGATTGCCAGTCCAAGGGCGAAGAAACTGGCCTCTCAGATGGGCGTCGACCTCAGCGGGGTCCGCGGCAGCGGCCCCAATGGTCGAATTCAGGCGGAAGACGTGGAGCGCGCCGCTGGGCGTCCCATCAGTGTGCCCCTGGTCGGGGAAGGGACCGCCGCTGCCGTGAATGCCGGAGCTGCGAGCGCCGTAAAGGCTCCCAGCTCCCCTGCCGGCAACAGCTTCGGTCGCCCTGGCGACACAGTCCCGTTCAACACCCTCCAGGGTGCGGTGAACCGCAACATGGAAGCCAGCCTCGTCGTCCCCTGCTTCCGGGTGGGCTACACGATCACCACCGATCAACTCGATGCCTTCTATCAGCAGGTGAAGCCCAAGGGCGTCACGATGACGGCTCTTCTGGCGAAGGCCGTAGCCGTCACCCTGGCTCGGCATCCTCAGGTGAATGCTGCAACCACCGCCGCGGGCATGAGCTATCCCGCCGACGTCAATGTGGCTGTTGCCGTGGCCATGGAGGACGGTGGTTTGATCACACCCGTACTGCGTCAGGCCGATCGAACGGATCTCTATGAGCTTTCCCGTCAGTGGTCGGATCTGGTCAAGCGCTCGCGCAGCAAGCAGCTGCAGCCTGAGGAGTACAGCACAGGCACCTTCACCCTCTCCAACCTCGGCATGTTCGGGGTGGATCGCTTCGATGCTATCCTTCCCCCCGGCACCGGTGCCATCCTCGCGGTGGCTGCTTCAAGACCTGCCGTTGTGGCTGGAAAGGATGGGTCCATCGCTGTGAAGCGTCAGATGCAGGTCAATCTCACGGCGGACCACCGTGTGATCTATGGCGCCGATGGTGCCGCGTTCCTCAAGGATCTGGCGGAATTGATCGAAACCCGCCCTGAAAGTCTGGCGATCTGA
- a CDS encoding APC family permease, producing MSVPSFSRLLGRPLPRSSAKDERLPNLEALPILSSDALSSVAYATEAALGILILGGSAALRLSLPITVAIIALITIVVLSYRQAISAYPKGGGSYVVARDNLGRNVGLVAAAALLIDYTLTAAVSLMAGTQALSSLQPSLLAYEVPIGLLLLVLVGWANLRGVREAGRVFSVPTYAFVVMIVLLTVAGLKDLTFHHGWTPDAPPLKAALEPIGLFLILRAFSSGCSAMTGIEAIANGVQVFREPAPVNARKTLLVMGVLLSVMFLAVSTLGFMYGVAPNPDITVLAQIGQRVFGDGSVLYWILQISTLLILVLAANTAFSGFPRLAAMLAEDYCLPMQMKLLGDRLVYQNGIGVLVTITALIIVICRGNTTVAVNLYALGVFTAFTLSQLGLVRRWWKLRGEGWRGRMAMNALGSLTTFVVLMVIVVSKFDEGAWTVVIAIPLLVWGLALIRRRYREIFTALALDHDGSSLKLVPRDPPTGHHAIVWVASMMQPSFEALRYACSFADSVTAVMVVQKEEDAGKLSQMWDRYAGTDTGALELVLLDSPYSSLLDPFCDFVMEEERRHPERTTTVVMPVAIPRDRLDVALLNQRARNLFEALSDDQSRVFSIVRYFVPRLASKGGSSPSGSMD from the coding sequence GTGTCTGTTCCATCCTTTTCACGCCTGCTGGGCCGTCCTCTGCCGCGGTCCAGTGCCAAGGATGAGCGACTCCCCAATCTCGAGGCGTTGCCGATCTTGTCCTCGGATGCTCTGTCATCCGTGGCCTATGCGACCGAAGCGGCGCTTGGAATTCTGATCCTGGGAGGCAGTGCCGCTCTTCGGCTGTCGCTCCCGATCACGGTGGCGATCATCGCTTTGATCACGATCGTGGTGTTGTCGTATCGGCAGGCGATCTCGGCCTATCCCAAGGGTGGCGGTTCCTACGTGGTGGCCCGCGACAATCTCGGACGCAATGTGGGATTGGTGGCGGCCGCTGCACTGCTGATCGACTACACCCTCACCGCAGCGGTCAGCCTGATGGCGGGAACCCAGGCACTGTCCTCACTGCAGCCATCCCTGTTGGCCTACGAGGTTCCGATCGGCCTGCTGCTGCTCGTGCTCGTGGGCTGGGCGAACCTTCGCGGGGTCAGGGAGGCAGGGCGTGTGTTCTCGGTTCCTACCTATGCGTTCGTGGTGATGATTGTGCTGCTCACGGTTGCGGGGCTCAAGGATCTCACCTTCCATCACGGCTGGACTCCCGATGCCCCTCCTCTTAAGGCTGCGTTGGAGCCGATCGGCCTGTTTCTGATTCTGCGGGCGTTCAGCTCCGGTTGTTCAGCGATGACCGGCATCGAAGCCATCGCCAATGGTGTGCAGGTTTTTCGCGAGCCTGCTCCAGTCAATGCCCGTAAAACCCTTCTGGTTATGGGTGTTCTGCTGTCGGTGATGTTCCTCGCGGTCAGCACCTTGGGCTTCATGTATGGGGTTGCACCCAATCCCGACATCACCGTGTTGGCTCAGATCGGGCAGCGCGTGTTCGGTGATGGCAGCGTTCTCTACTGGATCCTGCAGATCTCAACGCTGCTGATTCTGGTACTTGCAGCGAATACGGCCTTCTCCGGATTCCCGCGTCTGGCGGCCATGCTCGCGGAGGACTACTGCTTGCCCATGCAGATGAAGTTGCTGGGTGACCGCCTCGTCTACCAGAACGGGATCGGGGTGCTGGTGACAATCACGGCGCTGATCATCGTGATCTGCAGGGGTAACACCACTGTGGCCGTCAATCTGTATGCCCTTGGAGTCTTCACCGCTTTCACCCTGTCGCAGCTGGGTCTGGTACGTCGCTGGTGGAAGCTTCGCGGAGAGGGCTGGCGGGGGCGGATGGCCATGAATGCGCTCGGATCGCTCACCACCTTTGTGGTGTTGATGGTGATCGTGGTGAGCAAATTTGATGAGGGGGCCTGGACCGTGGTGATCGCTATTCCTCTGCTGGTGTGGGGACTGGCCTTGATCCGCCGCCGATACCGGGAGATCTTCACTGCCCTTGCTCTCGACCATGATGGGTCGTCACTGAAGCTGGTGCCCCGCGATCCACCTACAGGGCACCACGCGATCGTCTGGGTCGCAAGCATGATGCAACCTTCCTTTGAGGCGTTGCGCTACGCCTGCTCGTTCGCCGATTCAGTCACGGCGGTGATGGTGGTCCAGAAGGAAGAGGATGCCGGAAAGCTCAGCCAGATGTGGGATCGCTATGCGGGCACGGACACCGGTGCTCTGGAGCTGGTGCTGCTCGACAGTCCATACAGTTCGCTGCTGGATCCCTTCTGTGACTTTGTGATGGAGGAAGAGCGACGGCATCCCGAGCGCACCACCACGGTGGTCATGCCTGTGGCCATTCCCAGGGATCGACTGGATGTGGCTCTGCTCAACCAAAGGGCTCGCAACCTGTTCGAGGCGCTCTCCGACGACCAGAGCAGGGTGTTTTCAATTGTGCGCTATTTCGTTCCCCGCTTGGCCAGCAAAGGGGGATCGTCGCCCTCAGGCAGCATGGATTGA